Part of the Alphaproteobacteria bacterium genome, GCTACGATGCCGAGGGCGCCGAGAACCCCGATTTCGTGCTCAACCGGCCGGCCTGGCGCGAGGCCAAGATTCTGGTGGCGGGCGAGAATTTCGGTTGCGGATCATCCCGCGAGCATGCGCCCTGGGCGCTGCTGGATTTCGGCATCCGCTGCGTCATCGCCTCGAGTTTCGCCGACATTTTTTTTAATAACTGCTTCAAGAACGGCGTGCTGCCCATCGTGCTGCCGCCCGAGGACGTGGAAAAACTGCTTGACGACGCCGAGCGCGGCTCAAATGCGGTCATCACTGTCGACCTGGAGAAGCAGGAGATCACGGGACCCGACGGCGGCAGGCTCGCTTTCGACATCGATCCTTTCCGCAAGCATTGCCTGATTAACGGTCTCGACGATATCGGCCTGACCATGCAAAAGGGCGGCGATATCGACGGCTTCGAGGAACGCCAGCGCACCAGCGAGCCCTGGCTTTACGCCGCCTCCGGCGGCTAAACTCACCCTCCTTCCGAAGCGCGCAGGAATATTCCCGGCATGGCGACGAGAAACAAAAGCATCCTGATTCTGCCCGGCGATGGCATCGGCCCGGAAGTGATGGGCGAAGTGCGGCGCATCGCCGGCTGGCTCGAGAAAGGCCGCGGCGTCGCCTTCGACATCAGCGAGGGCCTGGTCGGCGGCGCCTCGATCGATAAGCACGACACGCCGTTGACCGACGACACCATGGCCCAGGCCATGGCGGTCGATGCCGTGCTGCTGGGTGCCGTCGGCGGCCCCAAGTGGGACGAGCTGGATTTCGCCAAAAAGCCCGAACGCGGCCTGCTTAGGCTGCGCAAGGAAATGGATCTCTTTGCCAACCTGCGCCCCGCCATCGTCTTCGACTCCCTGGCCGAGGCCTCGACGCTGAAGACCGAACTGGTCGCCGGCCTCGACATCATGATCATCCGCGAACTCACAGGCGGCGTCTATTTCGGCGAGCCGCGCGGCATCGAGACGCTGGCCGACGGCAGCCGCCGCGGTGTCAACACCCACGTCTACACCACGTCCGAGATCCAGCGCGTGGCCCGCGTCGCTTTCGATCTGGCGCGCCAGCGTGATGGCCGCGTCTGTTCCGTGGAAAAGGCCAACGTCATGGAATCGGGTGTGCTCTGGCGCCAGGAGGTGCAGAAGGTCCACGACGAGGAATACCAAGACCTCGAGCTCAGCCACATGTACGCCGATAACTGTGCCATGCAACTGGTGCGCAATCCCAAGCAGTTCGACGTCATCGTCACCGACAATCTGTTCGGCGACATGCTGTCCGACGAGGCCGCCATGCTGACGGGCTCGCTGGGCATGCTGCCCAGTGCTTCGCTGGGTGCCAGCGACGCCACCGGACGGCGGCGCGCGCTATACGAGCCGGTCCACGGCTCGGCTCCCGACATCGCCGGCTCGGGCCTGGCCAATCCCCTGGCCTGCCTCTTGAGCTTCGCCATGATGTTGCGCTATTCCTTCGACCTGGCCGACGACGCCGAGCTTATCGAACGCGCCATCAACAACGTGCTTGACGGCGGTCTGAGAACGACCGACATCATGCAAGACGGTAAAGCCAGGGTCTCGACCGGTGTCATGGGGGACGCGCTGCTGCGTGAGTTGGACAAGCTGGCAGCATAAGAACGGCCCCACGGGGCCAACGGAGCAAGAAAATGGGTTATCGCGTGGCTGTGGCCGGGGCGACGGGGACCGTCGGCCGGGAAATCCTCAACATCCTCGCCGAACGGCGGTTTCCCGTCGACGAGGTGGCGGCGCTGGCCTCCGAGCGCTCGGCCGGCAAGCAGGTCTCGTTCGGGGACGACGACGTGCTCGACGTGCAGGACCTCTCCAGCTTCGACTTCAAGGGCTGGGATATCGGCCTCTTTTCGCCCGGCGGCAAGGTCTCGGCGGTGCAGGCGCCGCGGGCCGCCAAGGCCGGTTGCGTGGTCATCGACAACACCTCGCACTTCCGCATGGACCCCGACGTGCCGCTGGTGGTGCCCGAGGTCAACGCCGATGCCGTGGCCGGCTTTGCCAAGCGCAACATCATCGCCAATCCCAACTGCTCGACCATCCAGATGGTGGTGGCGCTGAAGCCGTTGCACGATGCCGCCGGCATCCGCCGCGTCGTGGTATCGACCTACCAGTCGGTCTCGGGCGCGGGCAATGCCGCCATGGACGAGCTTTTCGAGCAGACCAAGTCGATCTACGTCGCCGATCCCAAGCCGCCGGCCCATTTCCCCAAGCAGATCGCCTTCAACGTCATTCCCCACATCGACGTCTTCCTTGATGACGGCTCGACCAAGGAGGAATGGAAGATGGTGGTCGAGACCAAGAAGATCCTCGACCCCAAGATCAAGCTCACGGCGACCTGCGTGCGGGTGCCGGTATTCGTCTCCCACGCCGAGGCCATCAACGTCGAGTTGGAGCGCCCCCTCAGCGCCGACCAGGCGCATGAGTTGTTGCGCCAAGCGCCGGGCCTGATGGTGGTCGACAAGCGCGAGGACGGCGGCTACATGACGCCCTTGGAGGCGGTCGGTGAATACGCCACCTACGTCAGCCGCATCCGCGAGGATGCCACCATCGAGAACGGCCTCAGCCTGTGGGTGGTGTCGGACAACCTGCGCAAGGGCGCCGCCCTCAATTCGGTGCAGATCGCCGAGGTGCTGATCAACCGCTTTCTCAAGAAAGCCGCCTAGGATCGGCCGGCGGTTGCGTCGGGCCGGTCAGCAAATCGGCGACGTAATTCTCGAAGGGCTGTTCCAGCTCGTCCTGGGCCTCGATCAGCGCCAGCTCGCCACCGCCCATTTCCGCCGTCGCCTTGAGTACCGCGTAGGTCCCTGAAACCGCCAGGCCAAGACGCCCGCCAGGGTAGAGGCCAGCCACGTGGTGGGCGGCGTAGAGCGCCGAAAACAGGTCCCCGGCGCCGTGGAAGTCGCCTTCCAGCCGAGGCGTCGCCACCAGCCAGGTGTCGTCCTCGACCATCAGCGTGCCGGTCTTGCCGTCATCGAGCGGCAACGAGGTGCAGATGACGATCCGCGGCCCCTGTTGCCTGACGGCGGCGACGGCGGCCAGGGCGCTGTCCAGCGAGTTCACGGGCCGTCCGGCCAGGAAGCCGAGTTCAGTGGCGTTGGGCAGCACCACGTCGGCCGCCCGCACCAGCTCGCGCATTACCGCCTGGATTTCCTCGTCGACGAAGAATCCGTCCTCGTGGGCCATCACCGGATCGCAGATGAAGGGTGTGCGGGGATCGATGGCGCGGACCTTCTCCACCGCTTCCAGCACGGCCCGGCCGTTCTCGGCCGAGCCCAGGTAGCCGCTGAGCACGCCCTCGCATTCGCCCAGCCAGCCGCCTTCCTCGAGGCCGGCCACCAGCTCGGAGATCTGCCCGGCCGGGGTGGCGCCGCCGCGATGGCTGCCGTGGGCCGGGTGGTTGGAGAACACCACCGTGGGCACGGCCCAGACCTCGAACCCCAGGTACTGCAGCACGAAGGCCGCCACCGAGTTGCCGACGTGGCCGTAGACGACATGGCTTTGCAGGGAAAGGACGGCCATGCCGGTACTCCCGTTTGCTCTGGCACTGATTCCTTTGTAGTCTCCGCGCCAACCGCCAAGCGGTCAATTCACAAGCTCAGGAAACCTCGATGACCCAGCCCGTGCGGCCGCGCCGCTCCGTCCTCTATATGCCCGGCTCCAACGCCCGGGCCCTGGAAAAAGCCAGGACGCTGGCGGCCGACGCCCTGATCCTCGATCTCGAGGACGCGGTAGCGCCCGATGCCAAGGAGATGGCGCGGCACCAGGTCGCCGAGGCGGCCGCTTCGGGCGGCTATGGCCGGCGCGAGGTCGTCATCCGCTGCAACGGACTCGACACGCCCTGGGGCCAGGACGACATCGCCGCCGCCGCTGCTTCGGGCGCCGATGCGGTGCTGCTGCCCAAGGTCGAAAGCGCCGCCCAGGTGCGGGAGGCCGAGGCCCTGATGGTCGATGCCGGCGCCGGCCAGGACGTCGCCATCTGGTGCATGATGGAGACGCCGCTGGGTATCCTGCATGCCGAGGAGGTGGCCGGCTCGAGCCCCCGCCTGGCCGCCTTGGTCATGGGCACCTCGGATTTGACCAAGGACCTGAGGGCCCGGCATACGGCAGAGCGCCTGCCGATGATGACCAGCCTCGGGCTCTGCCTGTTGGCCGGCCGGGCGCACGACTTGGCCATCCTCGACGGCGTATATCTGGATCTCAAGGACGAGGAAGGCTTTCGCCAGGCCTGCCAACAGGGCCTCGAGCTCGGCTTCGACGGCAAGACACTGATCCATCCCAGCCAGCTGGCGCCCTGCAACGAGATTTTCGGCCCCTCGGCCGCCGAGGTAACCGAGGCCGAGAAGATCATTACCGCCTTCCAGGAGGCCGAGGCCGAGGGCAAGGGGGGGGTGCTGCTCGACGGCCGCCTGGTCGAGAACCTGCACGTGGTGACGGCCCAGGAGACCTTGGAGCTCGCTGCCGCCATCCGAACCCTGGAAGAGGAAGGCGCGGCGGCGTAAGGCAAGCCCATGCAGAAAACCAGCGCCGGCAACTTCTTCGAGGACTTCGCCCTTGGGCAAAAACTCCGCCACGCCACGCCGCGCACGCTGATGGCCGGCGATGTTTCGCTCCATACCGCGCTCTACGGCAACCGTTTCGCCGTCAACTCGTCCGAGCCTTTCGCCCAGTCGCTGGGCTTCAAGCAGGCCCCGGTCGATGACTTCCTCACCTTCCACGTGGTCTTCGGCAAGACCGTGCCCGACGTCTCGCTGAATGCCGTGGCCAACCTGGGCTACGCCGAGGGCCGCTTTCTCTCGCCGGTCTACGTCGGCGACACCCTGACCACGACGTCGACGGTGATCGGCCTCAAGGAAAATTCCAGCGCCTTGACCGGCACCGTCTACGTGCGCTCGGTGGGCCTCAACCAACGGGACGAGGTGGTGCTCGACTACGTGCGCTGGGTGATGGTGAACAAGCGCGACCCGGCCGCGGCGGCCCCCGAAGCCAGCGTGCCCGACCTTGCCGACCACGTCTCGGCGCAAGATCTCTGGCTGCCGACCGGCCTCGGGATGACGGACTACGACGCCCAACTGGCCGGCTCGCCCCACCTCTGGGACGAATTCGTGCCGGGCGAGCGCATCGACCACGTCGACGGCGTCACGGTGGAAGAGGCCGAACACATGGTGGCGACGCGGCTCTACCAGAACACGGCCCGGGTCCACTTCAACCAGTTGGCCCAGCAGGAAAGTCGTTTCGGCCGCCGCCTGATCTACGGCGGCCACGTCATCAGCCTAGCCCGGGCGCTGAGCTTCAACGGCCTGGCGAATGCCTTCCGCGTCGCCGCCATCAACGGCGGCCGCCATGTGGCGCCGCTGTTTGCCGGCGACACCGTATTCGCCTGGACCGAGGTGCTCGACAAGGCCGAGATCTCGGGCCAACGCGACATCGGCGCGCTACGCTTGCGCACCTTGGCCACCAAGGACCAGCCCTGCGCCGAATTCCCCGACCGCGACGCGGAGGGCAAATTTCCGCCGGCCGTCATCCTCGAGCTCGACTACTGGGTGCTGATGCCGCGGCGCTGAACCACCCCGCGACCGATGGCCGCAGACCGCCCCTAGGTCGTTCCGGTCGTTGACTTGATCTGGCGCAGGGGCTTAAATCGGACTGCCCGAGACCGGCGGCGAAGCCCGCCTTTCCTGGAGATTTGTGCGATGTCAGAGGTCGAACGACCGCTCTCCCCCCACCTCCAGATATACCGCCCGCAGCTCACCTCGCTGCTCTCGATCACGCACCGCGCCACCGGTGTGGTGTTGACGCTGGGGGCGCTGTTGTGGGCTTGGTGGCTGGTCGCCGCCGCCTATGGCCCGGAGGCCTTCGCCGTGGTCCAGGCCTTCCTGGGCTCGTGGTTCGGGCGGCTGGTGTTGCTGGGCTTCACCTTTTCGCTCTTCTATCACCTCTGCAACGGCGTGCGTCACCTGCTCTGGGACATCGGCTGGGGTTTCGAGCTTCCTGTGCTCTACCGCACGGGCTGGCTGATGCTCGGCTGCTCCATCGCGCTGACGCTGCTGGCTTTCATCGCCGGCTATGCCATGCGAGGTGGATCATGAGCCTGCGCACGCCGCTTGCCATCGCCCGGGCGCTGGGTTCGGCGCGCCACGGCAACGATCACTGGTGGGTGCAGCGCCTGACGGCGGTGGCGCTGGTGCCGCTGACCTTCTGGCTGGC contains:
- the sdhC gene encoding succinate dehydrogenase, cytochrome b556 subunit; its protein translation is MSEVERPLSPHLQIYRPQLTSLLSITHRATGVVLTLGALLWAWWLVAAAYGPEAFAVVQAFLGSWFGRLVLLGFTFSLFYHLCNGVRHLLWDIGWGFELPVLYRTGWLMLGCSIALTLLAFIAGYAMRGGS
- a CDS encoding CoA ester lyase translates to MTQPVRPRRSVLYMPGSNARALEKARTLAADALILDLEDAVAPDAKEMARHQVAEAAASGGYGRREVVIRCNGLDTPWGQDDIAAAAASGADAVLLPKVESAAQVREAEALMVDAGAGQDVAIWCMMETPLGILHAEEVAGSSPRLAALVMGTSDLTKDLRARHTAERLPMMTSLGLCLLAGRAHDLAILDGVYLDLKDEEGFRQACQQGLELGFDGKTLIHPSQLAPCNEIFGPSAAEVTEAEKIITAFQEAEAEGKGGVLLDGRLVENLHVVTAQETLELAAAIRTLEEEGAAA
- the leuB gene encoding 3-isopropylmalate dehydrogenase, with protein sequence MATRNKSILILPGDGIGPEVMGEVRRIAGWLEKGRGVAFDISEGLVGGASIDKHDTPLTDDTMAQAMAVDAVLLGAVGGPKWDELDFAKKPERGLLRLRKEMDLFANLRPAIVFDSLAEASTLKTELVAGLDIMIIRELTGGVYFGEPRGIETLADGSRRGVNTHVYTTSEIQRVARVAFDLARQRDGRVCSVEKANVMESGVLWRQEVQKVHDEEYQDLELSHMYADNCAMQLVRNPKQFDVIVTDNLFGDMLSDEAAMLTGSLGMLPSASLGASDATGRRRALYEPVHGSAPDIAGSGLANPLACLLSFAMMLRYSFDLADDAELIERAINNVLDGGLRTTDIMQDGKARVSTGVMGDALLRELDKLAA
- the pdxY gene encoding pyridoxal kinase; the protein is MAVLSLQSHVVYGHVGNSVAAFVLQYLGFEVWAVPTVVFSNHPAHGSHRGGATPAGQISELVAGLEEGGWLGECEGVLSGYLGSAENGRAVLEAVEKVRAIDPRTPFICDPVMAHEDGFFVDEEIQAVMRELVRAADVVLPNATELGFLAGRPVNSLDSALAAVAAVRQQGPRIVICTSLPLDDGKTGTLMVEDDTWLVATPRLEGDFHGAGDLFSALYAAHHVAGLYPGGRLGLAVSGTYAVLKATAEMGGGELALIEAQDELEQPFENYVADLLTGPTQPPADPRRLS
- a CDS encoding aspartate-semialdehyde dehydrogenase, whose protein sequence is MGYRVAVAGATGTVGREILNILAERRFPVDEVAALASERSAGKQVSFGDDDVLDVQDLSSFDFKGWDIGLFSPGGKVSAVQAPRAAKAGCVVIDNTSHFRMDPDVPLVVPEVNADAVAGFAKRNIIANPNCSTIQMVVALKPLHDAAGIRRVVVSTYQSVSGAGNAAMDELFEQTKSIYVADPKPPAHFPKQIAFNVIPHIDVFLDDGSTKEEWKMVVETKKILDPKIKLTATCVRVPVFVSHAEAINVELERPLSADQAHELLRQAPGLMVVDKREDGGYMTPLEAVGEYATYVSRIREDATIENGLSLWVVSDNLRKGAALNSVQIAEVLINRFLKKAA
- the leuD gene encoding 3-isopropylmalate dehydratase small subunit, encoding MEKFTTLRGVAAPLNMVNVDTDMIIPKQHLKTIQRSGLGKYLFTDMRYDAEGAENPDFVLNRPAWREAKILVAGENFGCGSSREHAPWALLDFGIRCVIASSFADIFFNNCFKNGVLPIVLPPEDVEKLLDDAERGSNAVITVDLEKQEITGPDGGRLAFDIDPFRKHCLINGLDDIGLTMQKGGDIDGFEERQRTSEPWLYAASGG
- a CDS encoding MaoC family dehydratase, encoding MQKTSAGNFFEDFALGQKLRHATPRTLMAGDVSLHTALYGNRFAVNSSEPFAQSLGFKQAPVDDFLTFHVVFGKTVPDVSLNAVANLGYAEGRFLSPVYVGDTLTTTSTVIGLKENSSALTGTVYVRSVGLNQRDEVVLDYVRWVMVNKRDPAAAAPEASVPDLADHVSAQDLWLPTGLGMTDYDAQLAGSPHLWDEFVPGERIDHVDGVTVEEAEHMVATRLYQNTARVHFNQLAQQESRFGRRLIYGGHVISLARALSFNGLANAFRVAAINGGRHVAPLFAGDTVFAWTEVLDKAEISGQRDIGALRLRTLATKDQPCAEFPDRDAEGKFPPAVILELDYWVLMPRR